A DNA window from Phragmites australis chromosome 11, lpPhrAust1.1, whole genome shotgun sequence contains the following coding sequences:
- the LOC133883844 gene encoding uncharacterized protein LOC133883844 translates to MDRCRAAGVHASSVHRLDKLGCRGGDDFELDVFDAERYFNGDDALWCARSSSSFSSAFRTATHEHNRSIPTPTAATSSSDASWNSRSALLPGGKVLPVATTPDIEAEPSGTGSECRRRKPVPSSQLRWWLIGVAGCACAGGDGEESLSADEFRDEVEADNDVLGVRSKNRSTEGGELFPSTESNDLAVEETTTVRVRPVRWLDDGDAFLAEAAEFDAVQLSRDGHRRAANLGVLSTPILYPATTSTSDERRRKSLQTFRPVGDQERALGSATQNSAFTIVAGSTARGGAAHKAAAYGARPGTPHIPCGSPRDSGEDDAAPSELECAYPPSEASVVWSVVTADGAASGNNSSAASGYYHYFNDGEHEALRHATVKGNRRRRDGFANSVLLTCMSEKAVDVVGPDWSVHRPEVEPGAVARLGAASRSRNRLGGGYPDVMRHR, encoded by the coding sequence ATGGACAGATGCCGAGCAGCGGGCGTCCATGCCTCCTCTGTCCACCGGCTCGACAAGCTAGGCTGCCGGGGCGGCGATGACTTCGAGCTCGACGTCTTCGACGCCGAGCGCTACTTCAACGGGGACGACGCGCTGTGGTGCGCCCGCTCGTCGTCGTCATTCTCGTCCGCGTTCAGGACAGCCACGCACGAGCACAACCGGTCCATCCCGACGCCGACGGCGGCCACCAGCTCGTCGGACGCCAGCTGGAACAGCCGCTCCGCGCTCCTGCCCGGTGGGAAGGTGCTCCCCGTCGCCACCACCCCTGATATCGAAGCTGAGCCTTCCGGGACAGGAAGTGAGTGCCGCCGGAGGAAGCCCGTCCCGTCGTCTCAGCTGCGGTGGTGGCTGATCGGCGTGGCGGGGTGTGCCTGCGCCgggggcgacggcgaggagTCGTTGAGCGCCGACGAATTCCGCGACGAAGTGGAAGCCGACAACGACGTTCTCGGTGTCCGTAGCAAGAACCGTAGCACCGAGGGGGGCGAGCTGTTTCCAAGCACGGAGAGCAACGATCTCGCCGTCGAGGAGACCACAACGGTGAGGGTGAGGCCTGTCAGGTGGCTCGATGACGGTGACGCGTTCCTTGCCGAAGCGGCAGAGTTTGACGCCGTGCAGCTCTCGAGGGATGGTCATCGCCGAGCCGCCAACTTGGGTGTATTGTCCACGCCGATCTTGTATCCCGCAACAACATCCACCTCCGATGAGCGGCGGCGCAAATCATTGCAAACGTTCCGCCCGGTGggtgaccaagagcgcgcgctcGGTTCAGCGACGCAGAACTCTGCCTTTACAATCGTCGCGGGAAGCACGGCGCGGGGTGGTGCTGCGCATAAGGCTGCCGCCTACGGAGCAAGGCCGGGCACGCCACACATTCCGTGCGGCAGCCCACGGGACTCTGGAGAGGACGACGCGGCGCCGAGCGAGCTGGAGTGCGCGTACCCTCCGAGCGAGGCGAGCGTCGTCTGGAGCGTGGTCACCGCGGACGGCGCGGCGTCCGGGAACAACTCCAGCGCGGCGTCGGGGTACTACCACTATTTCAATGACGGCGAGCACGAGGCGTTGCGGCACGCCACGGTTAAGGGCAACAGAAGGAGGAGAGATGGATTCGCCAACAGCGTCTTGCTGACTTGCATGAGCGAGAAGGCGGTCGATGTCGTCGGGCCGGATTGGTCGGTTCACCGTCCGGAGGTCGAGCCGGGCGCCGTGGCGAGGCTGGGCGCTGCCTCTCGCAGCCGGAACCGCCTTGGTGGAGGGTACCCGGACGTGATGCGCCACCGGTAG